In Notamacropus eugenii isolate mMacEug1 chromosome 1, mMacEug1.pri_v2, whole genome shotgun sequence, one genomic interval encodes:
- the LOC140518308 gene encoding alpha-1-antichymotrypsin-like, with product MQPAYILGLLLIVFCITGLCYPNPEEVQTHDQILEGQPGSMNSKFSAVYTDFALVLYKTFVSENSEENVLFSPASVSTALAFLSLGARGTSQTQIVEGLRFNLTETPEAEIHRGFQQLIRSLNLPNNTFQLSTGNALFVDQSLELLEKFQKDSKFLYSAEVFPANFQNSDLATQQINDYVKTKTQGKITNLFDKLEKDTLMILLNYIYFKAKWQTPFKSHDTSNDQFFVSKDKVVEVPMMNQDTFYTRVFQDKELFCTVVELKYIGNATALFILPDEKKMKKVEDALSPEVLKKWENSLQEREINLFLPKFSISSKYELKKMLSTMGIRDIFTNQANLSGITEQHKLAVSKVVHKAVLDVDEAGTEAAAVTAIEFVFTSAMWPSPPVIKFNRPFIVILCNEGTILFMAKVNNPQNA from the exons ATGCAGCCTGCCTATATTCTAGGGCTGCTTCTGATTGTATTCTGTATTACTGGGCTGTGTTACCCCAACCCAGAGGAAGTTCAGACTCATGACCAGATCCTGGAGGGGCAACCTGGTAgtatgaattcaaaattttctgcaGTATACACTGACTTTGCATTAGTTCTATACAAGACATTTGTTTCAGAAAACAGTGAGGAGAATGTCCTTTTCTCTCCTGCAAGTGTATCAACTGCCCTTGCTTTCCTGTCTCTGGGAGCCAGAGGAACCAGCCAGACTCAGATTGTAGAGGGCCTGAGATTCAATTTAACAGAAACCCCAGAGGCTGAAATCCACAGAGGCTTTCAGCAGCTCATCCGCTCCCTCAATCTTCCAAACAACACGTTCCAACTAAGCACAGGCAATGCTTTGTTTGTTGACCAAAGTTTGGAATTGCTAGAGAAGTTCCAGAAAGACAGCAAGTTTCTATACTCAGCAGAAGTTTTCCCTGCTAACTTCCAGAACTCTGATTTGGCAACACAGCAGATCAACGATTATGTAAAGACGAAAACCCAAGGGAAAATCACGAATTTGTTTGACAAACTTGAAAAAGACACATTAATGATTCTTTTGAATTACATATACTTTAAAG CTAAGTGGCAAACACCATTTAAATCACATGACACTTCAAATGATCAGTTTTTTGTGAGTAAAGACAAGGTTGTTGAAGTTCCCATGATGAACCAAGATACATTTTACACCCGTGTTTTCCAAGACAAGGAGCTTTTCTGCACAGTTGTAGAACTGAAGTATATTGGCAATGCTACAGCACTTTTCattcttcctgatgaaaagaaaatgaagaaagttgaAGATGCTCTTAGCCCAGAAGTACTAAAAAAGTGGGAAAATTCACTTCAAGAAAG agagaTCAATCTCTTCTTGCCAAAATTTTCCATCTCTAGTAAATATGAACTAAAGAAGATGCTTTCAACAATGGGTATTCGGGACATCTTTACCAATCAAGCTAATCTTTctggaataactgaacaacacaAACTCGCAGTTTCCAAA GTGGTTCACAAGGCTGTGCTAGATGTAGATGAGGCTGGTACGGAAGCTGCGGCTGTCACGGCCATCGAGTTTGTCTTTACTTCAGCAATGTGGCCTTCACCTCCAGTCATTAAGTTTAACAGACCATTCATAGTCATTTTGTGTAATGAAGGAACCATTCTTTTTATGGCGAAAGTCAACAACCCCCAAAATGCATAG